From Alosa sapidissima isolate fAloSap1 chromosome 2, fAloSap1.pri, whole genome shotgun sequence, one genomic window encodes:
- the LOC121686819 gene encoding butyrophilin-like protein 1 has product MAAGGTEKDFKLVKHHDIEEFSPGQDVTLRCYLSPATSAVAMEIRWFKKTECIYLYKNGDITVREGYEGRVSVDTQNLQRGDVSLRLKEGRRMDEEVYTCQVINGGREEGRVGLWVRDRRLLRQIGLEFVVPEIHAEERRKMEESVQSLVSPALQTEFMEESTQPGKRDKEAKEMQIKDGEMKKLEDEMVKTTQELEGMKEKMEKMTEQLEQKRRKSITSPPSLAENCPDPEPLQSSAGSELRLVLIGGSAAGQKAAANTILGTHTSTETQHSECRRGKVAGRWVTLVETADWFCSGLSEKDMRQDVKLCVQLSAPGPHAFLLVIPEELSERAAREMLEKMEDIFGEGCWRHTLLLFTNTKGLRERGMEELLQKGSRELQQLVEKCGNSLCEAQASVKENYL; this is encoded by the exons ATGGCAGCTGGAGGCACAGAAAAAG ATTTTAAACTGGTCAAGCATCATGATATTGAGGAGTTTTCTCCTGGCCAGGATGTCACTCTGCGCTGTTACCTCTCTCCTGCAACCAGtgctgttgccatggagatcAGGTGGTTCAAGAAAACAGAGTGTATTTACCTATATAAGAATGGTGACATAACAGTACGGGAGGGTTATgagggcagagtgagtgtggacACTCAGAACCTGCAGAGAGGAGACGTGTCCCTGAGACTGAAAGAGGGCAGAAGAATGGATGAAGAAGTGTACACATGCCAGGTCATcaatggaggaagagaagaaggaaGAGTCGGGCTGTGGGTTAGAG ATCGCCGATTAC TTCGGCAAATAG GCCTGGAATTTG TTGTACCTGAGATACATgctgaagagaggaggaaaatggAGGAATCTGTCCAGTCTctgg TTTCCCCTGCTTTGCAGACTGAGTTCATGGAGGAATCCACACAACCAGGGAAGAGGGACAAGGAGGCAAAGGAGATGCAGAttaaagatggagagatgaagaagCTAGAGGATGAGATGGTAAAGACAACACAGGAACTGGAGGGGATGAAGGAAAAGATGGAGAAGATGACAGAACAATTagagcagaagagaagaaaaagcaTTACCAGTCCTCCATCCT TGGCAGAGAACTGTCCTGATCCAGAACCTCTACAGTCTTCTGCTGGGTCTGAGTTGAGACTGGTGCTGATCGGGGGGAGTGCAGCTGGGCAGAAGGCAGCAGCAAACACCATCCtgggtacacacacatccacagagaCCCAGCACAGTGAGTGCAGACGGGGGAAGGTGGCTGGGAGATGGGTGACCTTGGTGGAAACTGCAGACTGGTTCTGCAGTGGACTCTCTGAGAAGGACATGAGACAGGATGTGAAGCTTTGTGTTCAACTGTCTGCTCCGGGACCTCATGCTTTCCTCCTGGTGATTCCAGAGGAGCTGTCTGAAAGGGCAGCGAGAGAAATGCTAGAGAAAATGGAGGATATTTTTGGGGAGGGCTGTTGGagacacacactgctcctcttCACCAATACTAAGGggttgagagagaggggtatGGAGGAGTTGCTCCAGAAAGGGAGCCGGGAGCTTCAGCAGCTGgtagagaaatgtgggaacag TCTGTGTGAAGCTCAAGCCTCTGTGAAAGAGAACTATTTGTGA